From Pseudomonas hormoni:
TTGAAGAAGGCGACTCGGCTGACAAGTTCAAAGTCTCCGGCCGTGGTGAGCTGCACCTCTCGGTACTGATCGAAACCATGCGTCGCGAAGGCTTCGAAATGGGTGTTGGTCGTCCGGAAGTGATCATCCGTATGGTTGACGGCGTGAAGCACGAACCGTACGAAAACGTGACCATCGACCTGCCGGAAGAATCGCAAGGTTCGATCATGGAACAGATCGGTATCCGTAAGGGCGACCTGACCAACATGGTTCCGGATGGCAAGGGCCGTGTGCGCCTTGAGTACAACATCCCGGCCCGTGGTCTGATCGGTTTCCGTAACGAGTTCCTGACCCTGACCTCCGGTGCAGGCATCCTGACCTCGATCTTCGACCGTTACGACGTGATGAAGTCCGGCGACATGTCCGGCCGTCAGAACGGCGTGCTGGTTTCGGTTGCTACCGGTAAGGCTCTGACTTACTCGCTGGAAACCCTGCAAGCTCGCGGCAAACTGTTCCTGGGTCACGGTGAAGACGTGTACGAAGGTCAAATCGTCGGCATCAACAGCCGCGACAACGACCTGGGCGTCAACCCAACCAAAGGCAAGAAGCTCGACAACATGCGTGCTTCGGGTAAAGACGAAACCATCGCTCTGGTTCCGCCTATCCGTTTCACCCTGGAACAAGCTCTTGAGTTCGTGCAAGAAGACGAACTGTGCGAAGTCACTCCTAAGTCCATCCGTCTTCGCAAGAAGATCCTGGGCGAAAGCGAGCGTACCCGCGCTGCCAAGAAAAGCGGCAACTGAGTTTCGACTTAGTTAGCGCTTAAAAAAAACGCCCCCGACCGCAAGGTCGGGGGCGTTTTTGTTTGTCTGGGGTTTGTGCAATAACTGTGGCGAGCGAGCTTGCTCGCGCTGGGCTGCGTAGCAGCCCCAGAATTTTGCAGCGAATGCAGATTTTTGTGAGTGCTGCGCACTCAAGCGGGAGCAAGCTCCCTCGCCACAGTGCGCAGGCTGAGGATCAGAATTTCTCGAGGGTTCGACGGGAGCTGCTGGTCTCGCGCGCCACTTCCTTCGGCTTGTAAGCGCAATACCCCGGTCGCGGCCCGATTTTCGGGTGATTGCGGCAGGTGTCCGGGCGCTTTTCATAAATAGTGCACAGACGGCTCTTACGATCCAGGTACAGGCAATCGTTGTTGCTCATGCGCTGGAGGGTGAAGATCTCGGTTTTCTGGCTGTAGCGCTCGACGATCCCTTCCTTCTGCAGCCGCTTGGCGATGTTCTTCGCCGGTTCGCCGCGCTCGAACTCGTCGACGATGCCGATGCGGATCAGATCCTTGATCTTGACCTCGACCGGCAGGGTGCAGCAGCTGGATACACACGAGCCGCACATCGGCGCAGAATATTTGGCCCAGGTATCGAGACGATCGATCTCTGCGGCGGCGATCAGGTTGGGCTTCATCATCGGTTGTTACCAGCATGTGTATCAGGGCGCGCGATCATACCGGGACTGGTGGATTTTTGAACAACCTTTCGCCAGATTTTTTCTTTGCCGTCCAATAAACACCGTTAATCCGGCACGGCCCCTGCATTGATTCAGACACACGACAATGTAATGCCGGCCTATCTCGCACTAACAGGAAAAACTGCCGAACCAGAGCCCACACCGCCTGTCTGACCGTCTAGGCTCAACTACTTCACGCTCGCTCGAGGTCCTATCGATGACTCAAGAACCACTTGTTCGCGAAGCAGAGGTGGCCGCATTTCGCGACGCCGTCTTGACCAAGCTCACCTACGCGGTGGGTAAAGACCCGGATCACGCCTTCGACCACGACTGGTTCGAAGCCATTGCGCTGGCCGCGCGCGATCACATGGTCGAGCACTGGATGGATCACACCCGGCAGATCTACCGCAAAGGTCAGAAGCGGGTTTACTACCTCTCCCTGGAATTTCTCATTGGTCGGCTGCTCTACGACAGCCTGAGCAACCTCGGCCTGCTTGACGTCGCCCGCGAAGCGCTGACCGAACTCGGCGTCGACCTGGAGCGCATCCGCCTGCTGGAGCCCGATGCGGCCCTGGGTAACGGCGGCCTCGGTCGTCTGGCGGCGTGCTTCATGGAAAGCATGTCGACCCTCGGCATCGCCGGCCATGGCTACGGCATTCGGTATGAACACGGCTTGTTCCGTCAGGCGATTGTCGATGGCTGGCAGCAGGAACAGACCGAGCACTGGCTGGATTTCGGTAACCCATGGGAATTCGAACGGCCAGAAGTCGTTTACCCGATCGGCTTCGGCGGCAGCGTCGAAACCGTCACCGACGAAAACGGCAAGTCCAAACAAGTCTGGTCCCCGGCGGAAACCGTGCGCGCCATTGCGTATGACACCCCGGTGGTCGGCTGGCGCGGGGCGAGCGTCAACACGCTGCGCTTGTGGCGTGCCCGTGCGATGGAAGATTTGCACCTTGAGCGCTTCAACGCCGGCGACCATTTGGGCGCGGTCGCGGAAGTGGCCCGGGCGGAAAGTATTTCCCGTGTGCTCTACCCGGCGGACAGTACCGAAGCCGGTCAGGAGCTGCGCCTGCGCCAGGAATACTTCTTTGTCGCTGCGTCTCTCCAGGACTTGCTGCGCCGCCACCGCAACATGCACACCTCGGTGCTGACCCTGGGCGATCACGCGGCGATCCAGCTCAACGACACTCACCCGTCCATTGCCGTGGCCGAGCTGATGCGTCAATTGGTCGATGTCTATGACGTGGCGTGGGACGCCGCGTGGCAGGTCACCGTCGACACGCTCTCGTACACCAACCACACGCTGTTGCCGGAAGCGCTGGAAACCTGGCCGGTCGGTTTGATGGAGCGGATGCTGCCGCGGCACATGCAGATCATTTACCTGATCAACGCCCAGCACATCGACTCGCTGCGGGCCAAAGGCATTCACGATTTCGACGTACTGCGCGCGGTATCGCTGATCGAAGAGGACAACGGACGCCGTGTGCGCATGGGCAACCTTGCGTTTCTCGGCTCACACAGCGTCAACGGCGTGTCCGGGCTGCATACGCAGCTGATGCGCAAGACCGTGTTCTCCGAACTGCACAAGATCTACCCGGAGCGGATCAACAACAAGACCAACGGCATCACCTTCCGCCGCTGGTTGTATCAGGCCAACTCGGAGTTGACCTCGATGCTGGTCGACGCCCTTGGCCCTGATCTTCTGGATAACCCGGAAGAGCGTTTGCTTGATCTGGAACCGTTCGCTGAAAAAGCCGCGTTCCGCAAAGCCTTCGCCGAGCAACGCCTGCACAGCAAGAAAGCCCTGGCGTACATCATTCATGAGCGGCTTGGGGTCGCGGTCAACCCGGCGGCGATGTTCGACGTTCAGGTCAAACGGATCCACGAATACAAACGTCAGTTGCTCAACCTGCTACACACCGTCGCGCTGTATCAGGCGATCCGTGCCGAGCCGGAAATCGACTGGGTACCGCGAGTGAAGATCTTCGCCGGCAAGGCCGCCGCCAGTTATCACCAGGCCAAGCTGATCATCAAACTCACCAACGACATCGCCCGGGTGGTGAACAACGACCCGACCGTGCGCGGTTTGCTCAAAGTGGTGTTCCTGCCCAACTACAACGTCAGCCTGGCGGAGAGCATCATTCCGGCGGCGGACTTGTCGGAGCAGATTTCCACCGCAGGCTTCGAAGCCTCGGGCACCAGTAACATGAAGTTCGGCCTCAACGGCGCATTGACCATCGGCACCCTGGACGGCGCCAACGTGGAAATGTGCGAACGCATTGGCGTCGAGCACATGTTTATCTTCGGCCTCAGTGCGCAGCAGGTAGAAGCGCGCAAGCAGAACCACGAGTTCAGCGCGGTGCCGGACATTGCCGCGTCCCATCGATTGAATGACGTGCTGCAAGCGATTCGCGGCGGGGTGTTTTCGCCGGACGATCCGTCCCGCTACACCGGCTTGATCGATTCGCTGATCGACTACGACCGCTTCCTGGTCTGTGCCGATTTCGATTCCTACTGGGATGCGCAGATGCGCGTGGAAGCCCATTGGCACGATTCGAACGAATGGTGGCGTTCAGCGGTGTTGAGCACGTCCCGGATGGGCTGGTTCTCTTCAGACCGGACCATTCGCGAGTACGCCACGGATATCTGGAAAGCATTGGAGTAACTTTTAGCAATAATTGCGAGCAAGGTCCGACGGTTGTTGGACCTGGCCGATATACTAAGCACCAGTTTCAGTGAGCGCTGCGCCAACGTCTTCGCGGGCAAGCCTCGCTCCTACAGGTTATGTGCCGCTCTCGCGACTTGTGCAAATCCTGTAGGAGCGAGGCTTGCCCGCGAAAGCGTTAGAGCAGACGCCACAAGGCAATGGGCCGCTTAGGGATATCGACCATGCAATGGATGTTCATGCTGATTGGGCTGGTGCTGGGCTGGATACTCGACGAGTCGTTCAGCGACGCGCTGTTGGGCGCGTTGCTCGGGTTGGGTATTGGCCAGGCCATCCGCCTCGGCCGTTTGGGTTCACAAACCGCCGAACAGCGCGTTCTGCTGGAGCAGGCGCAAGTAGCGTTGAATGCGGTCCAGCAACGCCTGGCCTTGCTGGAGATGTCTGGCGTCACAGCGCCTGAAGCCAGCGTGCCGACTGCCGAGGCGCCGGTTGCCAGCGACCCCGCCCCCTCTCCTGTCTTCATTCTCGAAGAAATCCCTGTCTCGCCCCCGGAGATGGTCTGGGAGCTTCCGCCCCAACTCGAACCGATCACCGCAACGGCGACGCAAGCCAGCCGCCCGCTGCCCGACGATGTCTGGAAAGCCGAGCCAGTCGCCCGCGGGCCGCAGCAACCCGCCGTCCCCCGTGGCCCGAACTTCATCGAACGGGCCATCAGCGGTGCGCGTAACTGGCTGTTCGGTGGCAACACGGTGCTGCGGGTCGGCGTGGTGCTGTTGTTCCTCGGCCTGGCGTTCTTGCTGCGTTATGCCACCGAAGGCATGGTGGTGCCGATCGAACTGCGTTACGCCGGGGTCGCGGCGGCGGCGTTGGGTTTGCTTGGGCTCGGTTGGTGGCTGCGCCATCGCAACAACCACTATGCGTTGATGCTGCAAGGTACCGGGATTGCCGTGTTGTACCTGACGGTGTTTGCGGCCATGCGTTTGCATCCACTGCTCGATCCAACGGCGGCGCTCGGTCTGCTGGTGGCGGTGACGGTGTTCTCCGCCATTCTGGCGATCACCCAGGATTCCCTGGCACTGGCCTGCGCCGCGGCGCTGGGCGGTTTCGCCGCGCCGATCCTGACGTCTACCGGCGCCGGCAACCACGTCGCGCTGTTCAGCTACTTCGCCTTGCTCAACGCCGGCATCCTCGCCATCGCCTGGTTCAAGGCCTGGCGGCTGCTCAACCTGATCGGTTTCGTCGGCACCTTCGGCATCGGTTTCGCCTGGGGCCTGCGTTCCTACACGCCGGAATTGCTGTGGAGCACCGAACCGTTCCTGATTCTGTTCTTCCTGATGTACCTGGCCATCGGCCTGCTGTTCGCCCGGCGCAAGTTGCTGGAAATGAGCGACGCGCCCGAGGACGATAGCCGCGAGGCACTGCTGCGCTGGTCGACGCGTAAAGGCGATTACGTCGACGGTACGATGCTGTTCGGCCCGCCGTTGGTGGGTTTCGGTTTGCAGTTCGCGCTGGTCCAGCACCTGGAATTCGCCGCCGCCTTCAGCGCCCTCGCGCTGGGCATGATCTACATGGGGCTTGCTCGTCTGCTGATGGGCGGACGGGCGCTGCTGCTGGCGGAAACCTGTCTGGCGCTGGGCGTGATCTTTGCCAGCCTGGCGATTCCATTGGGCCTCGATGCGCGCTGGACCTCCGCCGCCTGGGCCGTGGAAGGCGCGGGGATTTTCTGGCTCGGCCTGCGTCAGCAACGACCACTGGCCCGCGCGTTTGCCTTGCTGCTGCAACTGGGATCGGCGCTGGCGTTTCTCAGCGAGTTGCGGATCGGCGAAAGCAGCCTGCTCGATGGTTCACCGCTGGGTGCGTTGATGCTCGGCGTGGCATTGCTGTTCAGCTTCTACCAATTGCGCAACGCTTTGCCCGAGCAGACGTCGGAGTGGGAGCGCAAAGGCCTGCCGGTGTTGGCGTGCCTCGGCCTGACTTTTCTCTATCTGCTGGCGCCGCTGTTCTTCTTCACCCACGGCACGGCGATCAGTTGGGCGCTGGCCGGTCTGGCGACATTGTTTGTCGGCCTGCGCCTGCAATCGCGGACCTTCCTGTTTACCGCGTTTGCTGTGCAGTTGTTGGGTGGTGCGTTGTTCCTGCTGCGGCTGCAAGGCGCGAGCGGTGAGTCCGGCGCAGTGTTCAGCGCGGGTTGGAGCGGCTTGCTCAGCGCGTCCCTGATCGGTCTGGCGTTGATCGCCGGTATGTTGCTGGCAGCGCGCGATGACATGGTGCGCAGCGACGTTCGGTTGTTGCGCGGTTTGTCGGTGGTGTTGCTGGCCGGTCTGGTGCTGATCAATCTGGCGGTGCTGTTCGTGCTGCCGTGGCAAACCGCGAGCGCGGTGTGGGCGACCAGTGGTTTGTTCATTATCTGGCTGAGCCTGTACTTGAAGCAGCGCGTGAGTTTTGTCTTCGGTCTGCTGCTGCAGGTGATCGGCGGTGCGGCGTTCCTGTTCGCCGGGCCGGATCTGATGGGGCCGCTGGCCAGCGAAGGATTGAAACCGCTGGCGCACAGCAGTTTCTGGACGCCGTTGGTGTTGGGATTGGCCGCGTTGGTTGGCGCCTGGCGCTTGCAGTTCGGCAATCATGCTTCGGCGTTTGATGTGCTGAGCTTGCAGCGTTTGTCCGAAGTGCTGCTGGTGTGGGGCGCCGGTTGGTGGGCGCTGGCGTGGATCAGTGAAGTGCTGCGGTTTGCACCGGTGAATGTTCAAGCGACATTGCTGCTGACAGTCGCGGCGGTGAGTGTGGCGTTGTGGGCTGTGTTGGCGTTGCGCCTGAAATGGCCGTCGCTGGGCCTGCTCTGCACCTTGCTGATTCCCGTGGCCGGTGTGGTGTTGCTCGCAGCCTGGCACTCGCGTTAT
This genomic window contains:
- a CDS encoding YkgJ family cysteine cluster protein, whose protein sequence is MKPNLIAAAEIDRLDTWAKYSAPMCGSCVSSCCTLPVEVKIKDLIRIGIVDEFERGEPAKNIAKRLQKEGIVERYSQKTEIFTLQRMSNNDCLYLDRKSRLCTIYEKRPDTCRNHPKIGPRPGYCAYKPKEVARETSSSRRTLEKF
- a CDS encoding glycogen/starch/alpha-glucan phosphorylase; this encodes MTQEPLVREAEVAAFRDAVLTKLTYAVGKDPDHAFDHDWFEAIALAARDHMVEHWMDHTRQIYRKGQKRVYYLSLEFLIGRLLYDSLSNLGLLDVAREALTELGVDLERIRLLEPDAALGNGGLGRLAACFMESMSTLGIAGHGYGIRYEHGLFRQAIVDGWQQEQTEHWLDFGNPWEFERPEVVYPIGFGGSVETVTDENGKSKQVWSPAETVRAIAYDTPVVGWRGASVNTLRLWRARAMEDLHLERFNAGDHLGAVAEVARAESISRVLYPADSTEAGQELRLRQEYFFVAASLQDLLRRHRNMHTSVLTLGDHAAIQLNDTHPSIAVAELMRQLVDVYDVAWDAAWQVTVDTLSYTNHTLLPEALETWPVGLMERMLPRHMQIIYLINAQHIDSLRAKGIHDFDVLRAVSLIEEDNGRRVRMGNLAFLGSHSVNGVSGLHTQLMRKTVFSELHKIYPERINNKTNGITFRRWLYQANSELTSMLVDALGPDLLDNPEERLLDLEPFAEKAAFRKAFAEQRLHSKKALAYIIHERLGVAVNPAAMFDVQVKRIHEYKRQLLNLLHTVALYQAIRAEPEIDWVPRVKIFAGKAAASYHQAKLIIKLTNDIARVVNNDPTVRGLLKVVFLPNYNVSLAESIIPAADLSEQISTAGFEASGTSNMKFGLNGALTIGTLDGANVEMCERIGVEHMFIFGLSAQQVEARKQNHEFSAVPDIAASHRLNDVLQAIRGGVFSPDDPSRYTGLIDSLIDYDRFLVCADFDSYWDAQMRVEAHWHDSNEWWRSAVLSTSRMGWFSSDRTIREYATDIWKALE
- a CDS encoding DUF2339 domain-containing protein; the protein is MQWMFMLIGLVLGWILDESFSDALLGALLGLGIGQAIRLGRLGSQTAEQRVLLEQAQVALNAVQQRLALLEMSGVTAPEASVPTAEAPVASDPAPSPVFILEEIPVSPPEMVWELPPQLEPITATATQASRPLPDDVWKAEPVARGPQQPAVPRGPNFIERAISGARNWLFGGNTVLRVGVVLLFLGLAFLLRYATEGMVVPIELRYAGVAAAALGLLGLGWWLRHRNNHYALMLQGTGIAVLYLTVFAAMRLHPLLDPTAALGLLVAVTVFSAILAITQDSLALACAAALGGFAAPILTSTGAGNHVALFSYFALLNAGILAIAWFKAWRLLNLIGFVGTFGIGFAWGLRSYTPELLWSTEPFLILFFLMYLAIGLLFARRKLLEMSDAPEDDSREALLRWSTRKGDYVDGTMLFGPPLVGFGLQFALVQHLEFAAAFSALALGMIYMGLARLLMGGRALLLAETCLALGVIFASLAIPLGLDARWTSAAWAVEGAGIFWLGLRQQRPLARAFALLLQLGSALAFLSELRIGESSLLDGSPLGALMLGVALLFSFYQLRNALPEQTSEWERKGLPVLACLGLTFLYLLAPLFFFTHGTAISWALAGLATLFVGLRLQSRTFLFTAFAVQLLGGALFLLRLQGASGESGAVFSAGWSGLLSASLIGLALIAGMLLAARDDMVRSDVRLLRGLSVVLLAGLVLINLAVLFVLPWQTASAVWATSGLFIIWLSLYLKQRVSFVFGLLLQVIGGAAFLFAGPDLMGPLASEGLKPLAHSSFWTPLVLGLAALVGAWRLQFGNHASAFDVLSLQRLSEVLLVWGAGWWALAWISEVLRFAPVNVQATLLLTVAAVSVALWAVLALRLKWPSLGLLCTLLIPVAGVVLLAAWHSRYHPAADVGWLAWAAVFVVHFISLRRLAPMLPARALSTAHVLGCWLLIGVLALELRYDLLLLSEQYNAWRWLGWAILPSLYLVLMAAPRNWPWPVSAFSREYRLYAAAPLAVLMLGWFWLANIVSDGTAEPLPYVPLINPLELGLLFALFGVYVWARSAVTQLAIRKDIFDHATQLIAGVSLFAFFTALVNRTAHHWGGVPFELDLLLASMQVQAGLSIVWTLMALSLMIGGHLRHRREVWLIGAALIGVVVAKLFFVELSNRGGLARIVSFIGVGVLLLVVGYFAPLPPKRAEAAPDSEKPAPQTEGVSS